The following coding sequences lie in one Deltaproteobacteria bacterium genomic window:
- a CDS encoding cupin domain-containing protein, with product MEEEFYPEEIRNLPEIDVSLPGVKGYLMQGRQEQLVFFDIGPIGEVKPHSHGPQWGVVLQGEMVLTIGEETRTYRKGDSYYIPGGVIHSARFNARTWLIDFFAQVDRYQPRSRP from the coding sequence ATGGAAGAGGAATTCTACCCAGAGGAAATCCGCAACCTCCCCGAGATTGATGTGTCCCTCCCGGGAGTTAAAGGCTACCTGATGCAGGGCCGTCAGGAGCAGCTAGTTTTTTTTGATATAGGCCCGATAGGCGAGGTGAAGCCGCACAGCCACGGACCGCAATGGGGAGTTGTTCTGCAAGGAGAGATGGTGCTTACTATCGGGGAGGAGACCCGAACTTACCGTAAAGGAGACAGCTACTACATCCCAGGTGGAGTGATCCACTCGGCCCGCTTCAATGCAAGGACGTGGCTCATCGATTTTTTTGCTCAGGTAGATCGTTATCAACCTCGGAGCAGACCTTGA
- a CDS encoding alpha/beta fold hydrolase: MCWLWLLLFCYVAVLSWTYFVMYYESANGSHLEKLRGRGSLVTLFLKGFTWNIYSHLMAVACWFTNWSSSYWGGSRQKGEQLPVIFVHGLYHNRTAWFMYLRWFRQWGWSYLEAVNLPGKFRSINVHAQTLAQTIDRVLEAADCDQVDLVGHSMGGIVIRAYLRDHFSESKVRNVVTLGSPHNGSKLAVFGVGEAARELLPHSELLQSLNGEGVMAPPAGSLYSIYTVLDNMVLPNESAQVVGERVESIETKEVDHVGLLYCKQTAQLVRKCLERGE, from the coding sequence ATGTGCTGGTTGTGGCTGTTGTTGTTCTGTTATGTGGCTGTTTTGAGTTGGACTTACTTTGTCATGTACTACGAGTCCGCCAATGGCAGCCATCTTGAAAAGCTGCGGGGCCGAGGATCACTCGTTACTCTTTTTCTCAAAGGGTTCACCTGGAATATTTACAGCCACCTGATGGCGGTGGCTTGCTGGTTTACCAATTGGAGCAGCAGCTACTGGGGAGGCTCACGCCAAAAGGGGGAGCAACTGCCTGTCATATTTGTCCACGGCCTCTATCACAATCGTACCGCCTGGTTCATGTATCTGAGATGGTTCAGGCAGTGGGGGTGGTCTTACCTGGAGGCAGTGAATCTGCCAGGGAAATTTCGCTCTATCAATGTTCACGCCCAAACCCTGGCTCAGACAATCGACAGAGTACTCGAGGCAGCAGATTGTGATCAGGTAGACCTTGTGGGCCACAGTATGGGGGGCATAGTAATCCGCGCTTATCTGCGGGACCATTTTTCCGAAAGCAAGGTCAGAAATGTGGTTACCCTCGGCAGTCCTCATAACGGTTCAAAACTAGCAGTATTTGGCGTAGGAGAAGCTGCACGGGAGTTGCTGCCGCACAGTGAGCTTCTCCAGAGTTTGAATGGTGAAGGGGTCATGGCCCCGCCGGCCGGAAGTCTCTACTCAATCTACACAGTACTTGATAATATGGTACTTCCCAATGAATCTGCCCAGGTGGTGGGTGAGCGAGTGGAATCCATAGAAACCAAAGAAGTCGACCATGTAGGGCTTCTCTATTGCAAACAGACGGCTCAACTTGTCAGGAAGTGTCTGGAAAGGGGTGAATGA
- a CDS encoding tRNA-dihydrouridine synthase family protein codes for MAEKRLSNSTSCTIKGLSVNPPLLLAPMAGLTHTAFRQLVAGFGGCGLFYTEMLSARALPHESPSSSPWLKRNHREKPIMYQLLVTRPEEIAPAIHKVEMSGADGIDLNMGCTAAAIIKRGGGVALMKDTSRAQKIVAAARRATSLPLTAKIRLGYASQAAHLTEFARMLEDTGVDALVVHARFKEDRLKRPARWQHIGNLRATLGIPIIGNGDIDSPAAALRMFRETGCHAVMIGRAVARRPWLLQRIAAELFDFPCDNLQIDHAAVYNRFISLLQASLPPEYQFPLLKQFTFYFARNYSFGHTLWRLVQKAPSLDEARIVANKFFNTEKPLPNVC; via the coding sequence ATGGCAGAGAAACGGTTGAGCAATAGTACTTCTTGCACCATCAAAGGCTTGTCAGTCAACCCTCCACTGCTGTTGGCGCCAATGGCTGGCTTGACCCACACAGCCTTCCGTCAACTCGTGGCTGGCTTTGGCGGCTGTGGGCTGTTCTACACAGAAATGTTGAGCGCTCGCGCCCTGCCCCACGAGTCGCCCTCCTCGTCACCATGGCTCAAGAGGAACCACCGTGAAAAGCCCATCATGTATCAACTCCTCGTCACCCGTCCAGAGGAGATTGCCCCGGCCATCCACAAGGTGGAGATGAGCGGCGCCGATGGCATCGATCTCAACATGGGCTGTACTGCTGCGGCCATCATCAAGAGAGGCGGCGGTGTTGCCCTGATGAAGGACACCAGCAGAGCACAGAAAATTGTAGCTGCCGCTCGCCGCGCCACCAGTCTGCCGCTGACCGCAAAGATCCGCCTGGGCTATGCCAGCCAGGCAGCTCATCTGACCGAATTCGCCCGGATGTTGGAGGATACTGGCGTAGACGCTCTGGTGGTGCATGCTCGCTTCAAAGAGGACAGACTGAAACGGCCGGCGAGGTGGCAGCATATTGGCAATCTCCGGGCAACTCTGGGCATACCTATAATTGGCAACGGTGACATCGACTCTCCTGCCGCAGCCTTGCGCATGTTCCGGGAGACTGGCTGCCACGCCGTCATGATCGGCCGCGCAGTTGCCCGTCGACCCTGGCTGCTGCAGCGCATTGCCGCCGAGCTGTTCGATTTTCCCTGTGACAACCTGCAAATAGACCATGCGGCGGTATACAACCGCTTCATCTCTCTCCTGCAAGCCAGTCTGCCGCCCGAATATCAGTTTCCTCTTCTCAAACAGTTTACCTTCTATTTTGCCCGAAACTACAGCTTCGGCCACACCCTCTGGCGCCTGGTGCAGAAGGCCCCTTCCCTCGACGAAGCTCGCATAGTCGCCAACAAGTTTTTCAACACAGAAAAACCTCTACCGAATGTTTGCTGA
- the amrS gene encoding AmmeMemoRadiSam system radical SAM enzyme: MWGSMNRREFLKKCGRGILLCSSVELLSQALTTAEAGLLDLEKGYVGRKVSPYFTALPEKRIRCELCPRFCEVDDGDRGYCGVRENNNGKYYSLVYGNPCAVHVDPIEKKPFFHVLPGSRSFSLATAGCNFDCKFCQNWEISQALPDDTYNYHLPPEEVARQAERMRCSSVASTYVEPTIFMEYMQDIGAAVRQKSILNVMHSNGYVNERPLAELCRRLDAACIDLKGFSESYYQEITEGTLAPVLETLKYLRHEGVHLEIVNLMIPGKNDDPREVGAMCQWIKKELGTQVPLHFSRFYPMYKLKSLPPTPISTLERAVKIARQAGLHYVYIGNVPGHPAENTNCPRCNNRLISRTGYRVEIVGLSGGKCRQCGQAIPGIWQLPQHTRAQGMSNRWTT; the protein is encoded by the coding sequence ATGTGGGGCAGCATGAACAGACGGGAATTTCTCAAGAAGTGCGGCCGGGGCATTCTCCTGTGTAGCAGTGTGGAGCTTCTGTCTCAGGCCCTGACTACCGCAGAAGCTGGCCTTCTAGATCTGGAAAAGGGATATGTCGGCCGCAAAGTTTCACCCTATTTTACTGCTCTGCCAGAGAAGAGGATTCGCTGTGAGCTCTGTCCCCGCTTCTGCGAAGTTGATGATGGGGACAGAGGCTACTGCGGTGTTAGAGAAAACAACAACGGCAAGTACTATTCCCTGGTATACGGCAATCCCTGCGCTGTCCATGTTGACCCCATAGAAAAGAAGCCTTTCTTCCACGTGCTGCCCGGAAGTCGATCTTTTTCGCTTGCCACTGCCGGCTGTAATTTTGACTGTAAATTTTGCCAGAACTGGGAGATATCCCAGGCCTTGCCAGATGATACTTACAACTACCACCTGCCTCCAGAAGAAGTGGCCCGCCAGGCAGAAAGAATGCGATGCAGCTCTGTTGCCTCCACTTACGTTGAGCCCACCATATTCATGGAGTACATGCAAGACATAGGCGCAGCTGTCAGGCAGAAGAGCATCCTCAACGTCATGCACTCCAACGGCTATGTGAACGAGCGGCCCCTTGCGGAGCTCTGCAGGCGCCTGGATGCTGCCTGTATAGATCTCAAAGGTTTCTCCGAGTCCTATTACCAGGAAATTACTGAAGGAACCCTGGCTCCTGTGCTGGAAACGCTCAAATATTTGCGGCATGAGGGAGTGCACCTGGAAATTGTCAATCTGATGATTCCCGGCAAGAACGATGATCCCAGAGAAGTAGGCGCCATGTGCCAGTGGATCAAGAAAGAGCTCGGCACCCAGGTGCCGCTTCATTTCAGCCGATTCTATCCCATGTACAAATTGAAGAGTCTGCCACCGACTCCGATATCCACCCTGGAGCGAGCAGTGAAGATCGCCAGGCAGGCGGGCCTGCATTATGTCTACATTGGCAACGTACCGGGACATCCTGCTGAGAACACCAACTGCCCGCGCTGCAATAACAGATTGATAAGTCGCACTGGCTACAGGGTTGAGATAGTTGGCTTGAGTGGAGGGAAGTGCCGCCAGTGTGGCCAGGCCATTCCTGGCATCTGGCAGCTGCCGCAGCACACTCGAGCCCAGGGCATGTCGAATCGCTGGACCACCTGA
- a CDS encoding RNA methyltransferase gives MKSTTTYLDNIAIVLHRPRFPENIGAAARAACNMGLWRLILVDPVNCDLTRILRMATHAAAEVVEKMDVYPDLAAALSSFSYVVGTTARVGGQRRELRTPRKMAAELVPICRHNEVAIVFGPEDRGLTNADLRFCHALVTIPTSGFSSLNLAQAVMIISYELLLAGRTEVSEFVPRLANRQELDAMYDHLEETFIKIGFINPENPDHWMQNIRRFFSRVGLRARDVKVIRGICRQIDWYTQRRLEAMERRQK, from the coding sequence ATGAAATCCACCACAACCTATCTCGACAACATTGCCATTGTACTTCATCGCCCGCGGTTTCCTGAAAACATTGGCGCAGCAGCCAGGGCAGCCTGCAACATGGGGCTGTGGCGCTTGATTCTGGTGGATCCCGTAAACTGCGATCTCACCCGGATTCTCCGGATGGCAACGCACGCTGCTGCTGAGGTGGTGGAGAAAATGGATGTATACCCAGACCTGGCCGCAGCGCTCAGCTCTTTCAGTTACGTGGTGGGAACTACGGCACGGGTGGGCGGCCAGCGAAGAGAGCTCAGAACGCCCCGCAAGATGGCTGCCGAACTGGTTCCCATTTGCAGACACAATGAAGTAGCCATCGTCTTTGGTCCTGAGGATCGCGGCCTCACCAACGCCGACCTGCGGTTCTGTCACGCCCTGGTAACAATTCCCACCAGCGGCTTCTCTTCTTTGAATCTGGCGCAAGCAGTCATGATCATCTCCTACGAACTGCTGCTGGCCGGCCGCACTGAAGTGAGTGAATTTGTGCCGCGGCTGGCCAATCGTCAGGAGCTGGACGCCATGTATGACCACCTCGAGGAAACCTTCATCAAGATCGGCTTCATCAATCCGGAGAACCCTGACCACTGGATGCAGAACATCCGGCGCTTCTTTTCCAGGGTGGGATTGCGCGCCAGGGACGTAAAGGTAATCCGCGGCATCTGCCGGCAGATCGATTGGTACACGCAAAGGCGCCTCGAGGCTATGGAAAGAAGGCAAAAGTAA
- the trpS gene encoding tryptophan--tRNA ligase, producing MRVLSGIQPSGNLHIGNYFGMMKPMIQYQEENELYCFIVNYHAMTSVTEGALLAAGTVEAAIDFLALGLDPDRAIFWVQSDVPEVTELTWILNNVTPVGLLLRSHSYKDKIAQGLAPNHGLLSYPVLMAADILLYQAERVPVGKDQQQHLEICRDIAEKFNGLYGETFTIPEAEINPDIPTVLGIDGRKMSKSYNNTIEIFANEETLRKKIARIVTDSTPVADPKDPDKCNLFAIYSLFLEDKEKQELAQRYRQGGLKYSDVKKELFERIWEYFRAPRAERERLTANVDEIRQILKSGAEKARNKAIPTLELVRQRVGLVY from the coding sequence ATGAGAGTGCTTTCCGGTATTCAGCCCTCCGGCAATCTACACATTGGCAACTATTTTGGCATGATGAAGCCTATGATCCAGTACCAGGAAGAGAATGAACTCTACTGCTTCATAGTGAACTATCATGCAATGACTTCTGTAACGGAGGGGGCGCTTCTTGCCGCTGGAACAGTGGAGGCAGCCATTGATTTTCTGGCGCTGGGTTTGGATCCAGACAGGGCTATATTCTGGGTGCAGTCAGATGTGCCGGAGGTCACGGAACTCACCTGGATTTTGAACAACGTGACTCCAGTGGGGCTTTTGCTCAGAAGCCACTCTTACAAGGATAAAATTGCTCAGGGCCTGGCGCCCAATCACGGGCTCCTCTCCTATCCGGTTCTCATGGCCGCAGACATTCTGCTCTACCAGGCCGAAAGGGTGCCGGTGGGCAAGGATCAGCAGCAGCATCTGGAGATATGTCGCGATATCGCTGAGAAGTTCAATGGACTGTATGGAGAAACATTCACTATCCCTGAGGCTGAGATCAATCCGGACATCCCCACGGTCCTGGGGATCGACGGCAGGAAAATGAGCAAATCCTACAACAACACTATCGAGATTTTTGCGAACGAAGAGACCCTGCGCAAGAAAATTGCCAGGATTGTGACTGACTCCACACCCGTGGCGGACCCTAAAGATCCGGATAAATGCAATCTCTTTGCCATATACTCCTTATTCCTCGAAGACAAAGAAAAGCAAGAGCTGGCACAGCGCTACAGACAGGGAGGACTCAAGTACAGCGATGTAAAGAAAGAGCTATTTGAACGGATCTGGGAGTACTTCCGGGCTCCACGCGCAGAAAGGGAGCGGTTGACCGCTAACGTGGACGAGATCCGCCAGATTCTAAAGAGCGGCGCGGAAAAGGCAAGGAATAAAGCGATCCCCACCCTGGAGCTTGTCCGGCAGCGTGTGGGGTTGGTTTATTGA